Part of the Egibacteraceae bacterium genome is shown below.
TCCAGGCCCCCGCGCCACAGCAGCAGCCACAGCAGCCCCATGCCCATCCCCGCGTAGGCGACGACGACGCGGAGGATGAAGCGGGCGGTGTGCGTGATGTTCGGCAGGATCCGCTCGCCGCGGCCCTCGCCGGTGTGGAGCGTGCCGATCACCGCGCCCGCGCTCGCGAAGATCGTGAGGACGACGAGGATGATCCCCTGGCCTCCCATGAGCTGCATGATGTGGCGCCAGAGGTTCACGCTACGCGCCATGTGGTCGAGGTCGTTCGCGAGCGTCAGCCCGACGGTGGCGAAGCCGCTCATGCCCTCGAAGTAGGCGTCGAGGTAGGACGCGTAGTGCCCGGACAACAGCAGCGGCACCGCGCCGAAGACGGGCGCGACGAGCCAAGCCGAGCCGACGACGGCGAGGCCCCGGGCGGCGTCCAGGGTCGTGCGGGTGCGCAGGAGCTGGCTCGCGGCGCCGACCGTGATCGCGAGCGAAGCCCCGACGACGAAGGCGTACGCGTCGTTGCGCTCACCGGCGCCGACCGCGACGACGAGCGGGAGGAGCATCGCCACCCCGACCGCGTACACTACCTTGCCGGTGTAGCGCCCGATGACGCGCAGGTCGTCGGCCGAAGGGCGGAAGAGCACGGCGCTGCGCCCGCCTCAGTACAGCAACGAGATGACGAGGGCGACGACGGCCGCGGCGGCGGCCAGCCCGACCGTCGCCGCCGTCACGAGGGCGATGCCGACGAGGCCGCCCCGCAGGATCGACTCGGCGCTGTCGCGGTCGCGGCGGGCCATCGGCTACCGCCGCCGGTTGTCGAGGACCGCGGCCCGCAGCTCGTCCTCGAGCTGGGGTGTGGTGAGCGCGATGACCCGGTCGGCCGGCTCGAGGCGCGTGTCGCCCCGCGGGATGATGATCTCGTCGTCGGCGCCCCGGAAGATGCACACGAGCACCGACTGCGCGGGCAGGTGCATGTCCGCCACGGTGTGCTCGGGGCGCTCGGCGCCGCGGGGGATGTCGATCTCCACGAGGTTGACCTTGCCCCGTTGGAGGGTCGTGAGGTGGATGAGCTCGCCGACGGTCACCTCCTCGCGGATGAGCCGGGAGATGAGCGTCGTCGTCGACACCGCCTCGATGCCCATCCGCGCGAAGATCTCCTCGTTGCGGGGGCTGTTCACCCGGGCGATCGCCCGGGGCACCCCGAACGAGGTCAGGACGAGCTGGCAGGCCACGAAGTTGTCGTCGTCGTCACCAGTGGTGGCGGCGAAGACCTCCGCCCGCTCGGGGCGAGCTTGTTCGAGGTAGCGCACGTCACACGCGTCCCCGTGGATGACGAGCAGGTCGTGGTCGCGCAGCAGCTGCTCGCAGCGGCGCTCGACCTTCTCGATGATCGTGACCGTGTGTCCCTCGGCGAGGAGGTCCACGGCGATGAAGCGCCCGACCTTGCCGCCGCCGGCGATGACGACATACACGGTTCAGAGGTCCTCGGCGAAGGGGTGCTCGACGAAGCGGCGGAGCTTCTTGTGCGCTCCCCGTCCGACGGCCGCCACGACGAGGTCGCCGGCCTGGAGGCGGTCGTCGGAGGACAGGATCCGCACCCGCGCCCCGCGCTGCACCGCCGCGATCCGCAGGGGGCCCGTGGCCTCGAGCGTCGCCACGGTGATGCCGTGGCCACGGTCGTGCACGCGCATCTCGACGACCTCGACGTCACCGTCGAAGCCCACGTGGAGGGGGAAGGTGCCCGCCTGCAGCTCGTTCATTATCGCCTTGGCGACGAGCCGGGTCCCCGAGACGTAGTGGACGCCGATCTTGCGGTAGGACTCCTCGCGCTCGGGGTTGAACAGGCGCGCGACGGTCTTGCGGACGCCGAAGAGCTCTTTTGCGATCTCCACCGACATGAGGTTGGCGTTGTCGAGGTCGGTGACCGCGATGAGGGCGTCGGCGCGCTCGATCCCCGCCTGGACGAGCGCGTCCTTGTCGGTGATGTCGGCGGTGACCGTCTCGCCGTTGAAGGTGGAGCCGATGCGGTCGAACGCCCGCTCGGCGATGTCGAGCACGACGATGTCGTGACCGTCGTCGGACAACCGGTCGGCGAGCTCTGCCCCCACCCGCCCGCACCCTCCGATGATGACGTGCATGGCCAGTGAGTATGCCACCGACCGCACCTATACTCGGGTGCGTGGACCCCGCTCCCCCCGCTCCCCTGACCGTGCTCCTCGCCGCGCCGAGGGGATTCTGCGCAGGCGTCGACCGCGCCATCGAGATCGTCGAGCTGGCGCTGCGCGTCCACGGACCGCCGGTCTACGTCCGCCATGCGATCGTCCACAACACGCACGTCGTCGCCGACCTCGAGGCGAAGGGCGCGGTCTTCGTCGAGGACGAGCGGGAGGTGCCCGAGGGCGGGCTGCTCGTGTTCAGCGCGCACGGCGTCGCCCCGGAGGTGAAGCGCAACGCCACCGAGGCGGGCCTGCGCACAGTCGACGCCACCTGCCCGCTCGTCACCAAGGTGCACTTCGAGGCCCGCGACTACGCCGAGGCGGGTTACGCGATCGTGCTCGTCGGCCACGCGGGGCACCAGGAGGTAATCGGCACGATGGGTCACGCGGCCGGCTCCATATGGCTCGTGGAGACCCCCGAGGACGTCGACGGGCTCGAGCTTCCCGACCCCGACCGGGTCGCGTACGTGTCGCAGACGACGCTGAGTGTCGACGAGGCGGCGGCTGTCGTCGCCCGGATCCGGGAGCGCTTTCCGAACGCGCGCGGGCCCCGGGGCGACGACATCTGCTACGCGACCCAGAACCGGCAGGACGCGACGAAGGTCCTCGCCGCACGCAGCGACGTCGTGTTCGTCATCGGGTCGGCGACGTCCTCGAACTCCAAGCGCATGGTCGAGGTGGCGCTCGCCGCGGGGGCCCCCGCGGCCCATCTCGTCAACGACGCGTCCGCCATAGAGGAGGCCTGGCTGGAGGGTGTCACCACCGTCGGCCTCACGTCGGGGGCGAGCGCGCCCGAGGCCCTGGTGGACGGGGTCATCGCGCGGTTGCGCGAGCGCCCCGGCGGCGTCGCCGTCGAGCCCCTCGAGGTGGTCGCCGAGGACATGCACTTCGCCCTGCCGGCCGCGCTCCGCCGCCTGCCGATGGCTTGAGCCTGGCTGCGGCCCCGCCGGCCCGGACCCCCGAGCAGCGCACAGCGCGCAGCGGTCGCGGACGGCTCGGTGGGGCTACGAGCGGTCCGCCGGGGGGCCGATCGCGTCGATCCGCGCGGCGAGGTCGAGGTCGTTCTGCGTGACCCCGCCGGCCGAGTGGGTGACGAGGTGAAGCCGCACGGTGTTCCAGCTCACCGCGATGTCGGGGTGGTGGTTCGCCTCCTCGGCGACCTCGGCGACGGCGTTCACGAACCGCATCGCCTCGGCGAAGTCGGCGAACGCGAACGTGCGGGCGATCCCCTCGACGGTGCCGGTCCAGCCGTCGAGGCGGTCGAGGCCGTGGTGGAGCGCGTCGGGGTTGAGCAGGTCAGCCATCGTCGCGGCCTCCTTCGCCGTTGCCGGGTGCGGGCCGCGGATCGTCCAGGCCGAGGGCCTGGCAGAACAGCGCGCCGATCTGCTCCCACTGCCAGCCGCGCAGGCCGAGGGCGCGGCGAAGCTCGTCGGGGGTCGCCGGGTCGGCGAGCACCGCGGTCATGAGCGTGCGGCTCGGGCACAGCACACCGGCGTCGATGCCGAGCGCGCGGGCGCGCTCGGCGCGCAGCGCCCGCAACCGGTCGACGAGTGCCCGGTCCTCGTCGCTCGGCCGCCGACCGTTGCCCGGCGCACGCTCGGCGACCTCGGCGTCACCGAGCGACTCCTCGTCGAGCGCGGCGAGCAGGTCCGCGCCGAACCGGCGCACGGCCTGGCGTCGCAGCCCCCGCCGCCCCAGCTCACCGAGCGCCGTCGGCGGGGTGGCGGCCAGGTCCAGCAGCACCTTGTCGCCGGCGATGCGGCCCGGTGCCGTGTCCGTCGCCCGGCCGAGCTGCTCCCGCGCCTCCCACAGCGCGCGCAACCGTGCCCGCGCGTTGCGGTTCAGCCGGCCTGCGCCCCTCGTACGCGTCCACTCGCGCCGCGCCTCGACCGGTGGGAGGGCCAGGACTGCTGCGAGCTCCTCCCGGTACCAGTCGTGGCGTCCGGTCGCCTGGAGGCGGGCCTCGAGCTCCCCCCAGAGCGCCGGGAGGTCGGCCACGTCACCGGCCGCGTAGGAGCGCATCTCGGGGGTGAGGGGACGGGCCTCCCAGTCGGCGCGCTGCATCGCCGACTTGTCGCCCACGAGCTCGACGCCGAGCAGGTCGGCGAGCAGCGTCTCGAGCCCCGTCGGCAGGCCGAGCACCGCGGCGGCCAGCGCGGTGTCCTCCACGCGCGGTGGCCGGATGCCGCGGCTGGCGAGCGGCTCGAGGTCGTTCTCGCACGCGTGAAGGACCGTCGTCCGCGCCGCGAGGAAGTCCTGGAGCGGCGCGAGGTCGTCGACGGCGAGCGGGTCGACGAGGGCGACCCGGCCGTCGCCGCCCACCTGGATGAGCGCGGCGGCGCGGTAGTAGCGCTCCCAGTCGGAGCGCTCGACGTCCACGCCGACGACGTCGAGGTCGGCGAGTCCAGCCAGGGCGGAGCCGAGCCCGGACGTGCGGTCCACCAGCGTGACGCGCTGCAGGGGCATGCGGGAAGGATATGGGTCGTCACCGCGAGGCGCGGGGAAATGCCGGATGGCGGCGGAAGCGGTTAGGGTTGCCGGTCATGACGGCGGCCCTGATGTGCGTCCACGCGCACCCCGACGACGAGGCAATCGCGACGGGCGGGGTGCTCGCTCGTGCCGCCGACGAGGGTCTGCGCACCGCGGTCGTCACCGCGACGGGCGGCGAGCGCGGCGAGATCGTCGGCGAGGGCATGGACGCCGACGAGATCCGCCCGCGCCTGGCCGAGGTGCGTCGCGACGAGCTCGCCGCGGCCCTCGACATCCTCGGTGCGGGGGCGCCGCGCTTCCTCGGCTACCGCGACTCCGGGATGATCGGCGCGGAGGGCAACGACGATCCCGGCTCGTTCTGGCGGGCGCCGTTCGACGAGGCGGTCGGCCGCCTCGTCGCCGAGATCCGCGCGTTCCGCCCCGACGTGCTCGTCACCTACGACGCCTTCGGGGGCTACGGGCACCCCGACCACCTCCAGACGCACCGGGTCGGGATCGTGGCCGCCGAGGCCTGCGCCGTGCGGGGGCTGTACCCGGAGGCGGGCGAGCCTTGGCGGGTCCGCAAGCTCTACCTCAACACGGTCCCGCGCTCCTTCGTCGCGCTCGCCAACGCCGAGCTGCCCCGCCTCGGTTTCCCCTCGCCCTTCGGCGAGGAGACCGATGTCGACCTCCTGCCCTTCGGCACGCCGGACGAGGAGGTCACCGCGACGGTCGACGTCCGTCCGTGGCTCGCGCGCAAGTGGGCGGCGGTCCGGGCGCACACCTCGCAGATCGGGCCCGACTCCTTCTTTCTCAACATCCCTCCGGAGCTCCACGAAGCCGCCTTCGGCCAGGAGTGGTTCGTCCGTCAGCGCTCCACCGTGGAGACACCGCCCGTCGAGGACGACCTCTTCGCCGGGTTGCGCTAGCCGCGGCGAGATGCCGTCCGCGCGGCGCGTCGCCCTGGTCCTCGGCCTGCTCGTCGCGTTGACGGTCGTGGGCTCCTCGGCGGTGGCGGTCGCGCTGCCCGACGTCGCCGGGACCCTGTCGCTGGACACGGCGGGCACGGCGTGGGTGCTCGCCTGCTTCTCGCTCAGCTTCTCGATCACCACCGCGTTCTTCGGGCGCGTCGCCGACCTCTACGGCCTCCGTGTCCCGCTGCGCGTCGGCGTCGTGCTGTTCGCCGGCGGCTCGCTGCTCGCCGGTGGCGCCTGGTCGTTTCCCGCCATCGTCGTGGGGCGCCTCGTGCAGGGGGCGGGAGCGGGCGCGGTGCCGGTGCTCGCGCTCGGCATCATCGCCGCTCGCTTCCGCGGTCCGGCACGCAGCCAGGCGCTCGGCGCTCTGACCGCGGTGGTCACCGTCGTCTCGGGGGCGGGACCCCTCATCGGTGGGGGCATCACCGAGATGCTGAGCTGGAGAGCCGTGCTCGCGCTGCCGGCGCTGGCCCTCCTCGTCGGCGAGCCCGCCGCCCGCCTCGCCCCCGCCGGACCGCCCGAGGGCGGGTCAGGTCGTTCGCCCGGGGGGCTCGACGTGCGTGGGGCGCTGCTCGTGGCGATGACGGTGGCCGCCACGACGCTGCTGCTCCAGTCACCCGCCACCGGCCTCGGACCGGCGGCGGCGGGCGTCTTCGGGGCGGGCGCAGCCCTCGGCGCCGCGGGGATCGTGCGGCACCTCGGCCGGCGCCCGCTCGGGTTCCTCCCCGCGGTCGTGGTCCGCGACGGCGCCTTCCGGCGGTGCGCCTTCAGCGGTCTCGCGCTGCTCGCCGCCTACGTCGGGATGCTCCTCGCCCTGCCCCTTCTGCTCGCCGCCAACGAGGGCTGGCGGCCGTTTCAGATCGGGCTGGCGCTCCTGCCGGCAGCCGGGCTCGGCGCCGTCGTCGCCTCGACCGTCGGTGCGTGGGTGGATCGCCTGGGCCCGTACCGCATGGCGACCGGGGTGACGGCCGGCAGCGCGCTCGGGCTGCTCGTCGCGGCCGCCGCGCCGGAGAGCCCCGTGCTGCTCGTGGTGGGCATGTGCCTCGTCGTCACGGGGTTCGCCGGCGGTCAGGTCGCGCTGCTCGATGCGGTGTCCTCGCTGGTGGACGACGCCCACAGGGGCGTCGTCCACCAGCGAGGACACCGCATCGAGCAGCGCGACCTGACCGCCGGCGAACCCCGTGACGACGAGGCACATGCCCACCACGAGCAGCACGGGGCTCTCC
Proteins encoded:
- a CDS encoding TrkA family potassium uptake protein, which translates into the protein MYVVIAGGGKVGRFIAVDLLAEGHTVTIIEKVERRCEQLLRDHDLLVIHGDACDVRYLEQARPERAEVFAATTGDDDDNFVACQLVLTSFGVPRAIARVNSPRNEEIFARMGIEAVSTTTLISRLIREEVTVGELIHLTTLQRGKVNLVEIDIPRGAERPEHTVADMHLPAQSVLVCIFRGADDEIIIPRGDTRLEPADRVIALTTPQLEDELRAAVLDNRRR
- a CDS encoding NAD-binding protein gives rise to the protein MAYSLAMHVIIGGCGRVGAELADRLSDDGHDIVVLDIAERAFDRIGSTFNGETVTADITDKDALVQAGIERADALIAVTDLDNANLMSVEIAKELFGVRKTVARLFNPEREESYRKIGVHYVSGTRLVAKAIMNELQAGTFPLHVGFDGDVEVVEMRVHDRGHGITVATLEATGPLRIAAVQRGARVRILSSDDRLQAGDLVVAAVGRGAHKKLRRFVEHPFAEDL
- a CDS encoding 4-hydroxy-3-methylbut-2-enyl diphosphate reductase, which gives rise to MDPAPPAPLTVLLAAPRGFCAGVDRAIEIVELALRVHGPPVYVRHAIVHNTHVVADLEAKGAVFVEDEREVPEGGLLVFSAHGVAPEVKRNATEAGLRTVDATCPLVTKVHFEARDYAEAGYAIVLVGHAGHQEVIGTMGHAAGSIWLVETPEDVDGLELPDPDRVAYVSQTTLSVDEAAAVVARIRERFPNARGPRGDDICYATQNRQDATKVLAARSDVVFVIGSATSSNSKRMVEVALAAGAPAAHLVNDASAIEEAWLEGVTTVGLTSGASAPEALVDGVIARLRERPGGVAVEPLEVVAEDMHFALPAALRRLPMA
- a CDS encoding 4a-hydroxytetrahydrobiopterin dehydratase — encoded protein: MADLLNPDALHHGLDRLDGWTGTVEGIARTFAFADFAEAMRFVNAVAEVAEEANHHPDIAVSWNTVRLHLVTHSAGGVTQNDLDLAARIDAIGPPADRS
- a CDS encoding HRDC domain-containing protein, with amino-acid sequence MPLQRVTLVDRTSGLGSALAGLADLDVVGVDVERSDWERYYRAAALIQVGGDGRVALVDPLAVDDLAPLQDFLAARTTVLHACENDLEPLASRGIRPPRVEDTALAAAVLGLPTGLETLLADLLGVELVGDKSAMQRADWEARPLTPEMRSYAAGDVADLPALWGELEARLQATGRHDWYREELAAVLALPPVEARREWTRTRGAGRLNRNARARLRALWEAREQLGRATDTAPGRIAGDKVLLDLAATPPTALGELGRRGLRRQAVRRFGADLLAALDEESLGDAEVAERAPGNGRRPSDEDRALVDRLRALRAERARALGIDAGVLCPSRTLMTAVLADPATPDELRRALGLRGWQWEQIGALFCQALGLDDPRPAPGNGEGGRDDG
- the mshB gene encoding N-acetyl-1-D-myo-inositol-2-amino-2-deoxy-alpha-D-glucopyranoside deacetylase, with product MTAALMCVHAHPDDEAIATGGVLARAADEGLRTAVVTATGGERGEIVGEGMDADEIRPRLAEVRRDELAAALDILGAGAPRFLGYRDSGMIGAEGNDDPGSFWRAPFDEAVGRLVAEIRAFRPDVLVTYDAFGGYGHPDHLQTHRVGIVAAEACAVRGLYPEAGEPWRVRKLYLNTVPRSFVALANAELPRLGFPSPFGEETDVDLLPFGTPDEEVTATVDVRPWLARKWAAVRAHTSQIGPDSFFLNIPPELHEAAFGQEWFVRQRSTVETPPVEDDLFAGLR
- a CDS encoding MFS transporter codes for the protein MPSARRVALVLGLLVALTVVGSSAVAVALPDVAGTLSLDTAGTAWVLACFSLSFSITTAFFGRVADLYGLRVPLRVGVVLFAGGSLLAGGAWSFPAIVVGRLVQGAGAGAVPVLALGIIAARFRGPARSQALGALTAVVTVVSGAGPLIGGGITEMLSWRAVLALPALALLVGEPAARLAPAGPPEGGSGRSPGGLDVRGALLVAMTVAATTLLLQSPATGLGPAAAGVFGAGAALGAAGIVRHLGRRPLGFLPAVVVRDGAFRRCAFSGLALLAAYVGMLLALPLLLAANEGWRPFQIGLALLPAAGLGAVVASTVGAWVDRLGPYRMATGVTAGSALGLLVAAAAPESPVLLVVGMCLVVTGFAGGQVALLDAVSSLVDDAHRGVVHQRGHRIEQRDLTAGEPRDDEAHAHHEQHGAL